A window of the Citrus sinensis cultivar Valencia sweet orange chromosome 9, DVS_A1.0, whole genome shotgun sequence genome harbors these coding sequences:
- the LOC102611161 gene encoding DNA-directed RNA polymerase V subunit 5A isoform X1, which yields MEDGNGYDSSMEMEGGNGYNGEPTESCLSGFVDNGSRDSLRYYLSRRTVLEMLKDRGYAVALSEINLSVQDFRAIYGQDPDVDRLRISISHQSDPSKRILVVFCGPGIVKVNVIRSIISQIVNRDTLTGLILILQNQITSQATKAVGLFQFKVEMFQITDLLVNITKHVLKPKHQVLTDQEKEKLLKKYSIEEKQLPRMLKKDAIAQYYGLERGQVVKVTYSGEITESHVTYRCVW from the exons ATGGAAGATGGCAATGGGTACGACTCAAGTATGGAAATGGAAGGCGGCAATGGGTACAACGGCGAGCCGACGGAGAGCTGCCTGAGCGGGTTCGTGGACAACGGCAGCAGAGACAGCCTCAGATATTACCTGTCACGTAGAACAGTGCTGGAGATGTTGAAGGACAGAGGCTATGCTGTTGCTCTCTCTGAAATCAACCTCTCTGTACAAGATTTCCGAGCTATTTACGGCCAAGACCCTGACGTTGATCGTCTTCGCATCTCCATTTCTCATCAATCTGACCCTTCTAAGCGG aTACTGGTCGTTTTCTGTGGGCCTGGTATTGTTAAAGTTAATGTAATCCGGAGCATCATATCTCAAATTGTTAATAGAGATACTTTAACTGGGTTGATATTGATCTTGCAAAACCAAATAACAAGCCAGGCTACGAAAGCTGTGGGCCTTTTCCAATTCAAGGTTGAGATGTTCCAG ATAACTGACTTGCTCGTTAATATCACAAAGCATGTCTTGAAACCAAAGCACCAAGTACTAACTGATCAAGAGAAGGAAAAGCTCTTAAAGAAGTACAGCATAGAAGAAAAGCAG cttcCTAGAATGTTGAAAAAAGATGCTATAGCACAATATTATGGACTTGAGAGGGGGCAGGTGGTGAAAGTTACCTATAGCGGCGAAATAACAGAATCACATGTCACTTACCGCTGTGTCTGGTGA
- the LOC102611161 gene encoding DNA-directed RNA polymerase V subunit 5A isoform X3: MEDGNGYDSSMEMEGGNGYNGEPTESCLSGFVDNGSRDSLRYYLSRRTVLEMLKDRGYAVALSEINLSVQDFRAIYGQDPDVDRLRISISHQSDPSKRILVVFCGPGIVKVNVIRSIISQIVNRDTLTGLILILQNQITSQATKAVGLFQFKVEMFQITDLLVNITKHVLKPKHQVLTDQEKEKLLKKYSIEEKQHNRHHCWTTTKQSPSLQPPWLNNHPHNYP; the protein is encoded by the exons ATGGAAGATGGCAATGGGTACGACTCAAGTATGGAAATGGAAGGCGGCAATGGGTACAACGGCGAGCCGACGGAGAGCTGCCTGAGCGGGTTCGTGGACAACGGCAGCAGAGACAGCCTCAGATATTACCTGTCACGTAGAACAGTGCTGGAGATGTTGAAGGACAGAGGCTATGCTGTTGCTCTCTCTGAAATCAACCTCTCTGTACAAGATTTCCGAGCTATTTACGGCCAAGACCCTGACGTTGATCGTCTTCGCATCTCCATTTCTCATCAATCTGACCCTTCTAAGCGG aTACTGGTCGTTTTCTGTGGGCCTGGTATTGTTAAAGTTAATGTAATCCGGAGCATCATATCTCAAATTGTTAATAGAGATACTTTAACTGGGTTGATATTGATCTTGCAAAACCAAATAACAAGCCAGGCTACGAAAGCTGTGGGCCTTTTCCAATTCAAGGTTGAGATGTTCCAG ATAACTGACTTGCTCGTTAATATCACAAAGCATGTCTTGAAACCAAAGCACCAAGTACTAACTGATCAAGAGAAGGAAAAGCTCTTAAAGAAGTACAGCATAGAAGAAAAGCAG CACAATCGCCATCACTGTTGGACTACCACCAAACAATCACCATCTCTCCAACCACCTTGGCTCAACAACCATCCTCATAATTATCCATGA
- the LOC102611161 gene encoding DNA-directed RNA polymerase V subunit 5A isoform X2 gives MEDGNGYDSSMEMEGGNGYNGEPTESCLSGFVDNGSRDSLRYYLSRRTVLEMLKDRGYAVALSEINLSVQDFRAIYGQDPDVDRLRISISHQSDPSKRILVVFCGPGIVKVNVIRSIISQIVNRDTLTGLILILQNQITSQATKAVGLFQFKVEMFQITDLLVNITKHVLKPKHQVLTDQEKEKLLKKYSIEEKQQHNRHHCWTTTKQSPSLQPPWLNNHPHNYP, from the exons ATGGAAGATGGCAATGGGTACGACTCAAGTATGGAAATGGAAGGCGGCAATGGGTACAACGGCGAGCCGACGGAGAGCTGCCTGAGCGGGTTCGTGGACAACGGCAGCAGAGACAGCCTCAGATATTACCTGTCACGTAGAACAGTGCTGGAGATGTTGAAGGACAGAGGCTATGCTGTTGCTCTCTCTGAAATCAACCTCTCTGTACAAGATTTCCGAGCTATTTACGGCCAAGACCCTGACGTTGATCGTCTTCGCATCTCCATTTCTCATCAATCTGACCCTTCTAAGCGG aTACTGGTCGTTTTCTGTGGGCCTGGTATTGTTAAAGTTAATGTAATCCGGAGCATCATATCTCAAATTGTTAATAGAGATACTTTAACTGGGTTGATATTGATCTTGCAAAACCAAATAACAAGCCAGGCTACGAAAGCTGTGGGCCTTTTCCAATTCAAGGTTGAGATGTTCCAG ATAACTGACTTGCTCGTTAATATCACAAAGCATGTCTTGAAACCAAAGCACCAAGTACTAACTGATCAAGAGAAGGAAAAGCTCTTAAAGAAGTACAGCATAGAAGAAAAGCAG CAGCACAATCGCCATCACTGTTGGACTACCACCAAACAATCACCATCTCTCCAACCACCTTGGCTCAACAACCATCCTCATAATTATCCATGA